One region of Gymnogyps californianus isolate 813 chromosome 28, ASM1813914v2, whole genome shotgun sequence genomic DNA includes:
- the LOC127026394 gene encoding keratin, type I cytoskeletal 20-like isoform X1 → MAFSNRSFQWGTSTRFQPTAPSVSGLTSRKTAIQKIQAPSVYGGAGGYGTRISTSTNYGQGFGGNFHLNITGNDVLLTGNEKSTMQNLNDRLASYLEKVRSLEKANSLIEKQIKEWYEKNTTDVRHDYSSYFKTIEDLQNKIGAAQLENARLVLQIDNAKLAADDFRLKYENEHLLRQSVESDINGLIRVRDDLTLTKSDLESQIESVNEELAFLKKNHEEDVNRLRKEVSVNVEVDAAPSIDLATIMENMRQQYEEMAEKNRQEAKEQFEKQTEELNQEVAINVEQLHAQRREITDRRQIFQGLELELQSQLNMKKSLESTLAETEARYSYQLTQIQETVANLEAQLRQLRADMEGQNNEYSILLDIKTRLEMEIATYRRLLEGEDITLEQALSKSILTFSCAQSKTTDSSKKSSKVKKIKTIVEEVVDGKVVSSQIEEIEEKM, encoded by the exons ATGGCATTCTCTAACCGAAGCTTTCAGTGGGGTACAAGCACCCGCTTCCAACCTACTGCACCCAGTGTCAGTGGTTTAACCTCCAGGAAAACGGCCATCCAAAAGATTCAGGCACCTAGCGTCTATGGGGGAGCTGGTGGCTATGGCACTCGCATATCTACCAGCACCAACTATGGACAAGGCTTCGGTGGGAACTTCCACCTTAATATTACTGGTAATGATGTGCTGCTCACTGGCAATGAAAAATCAACAATGCAAAATCTAAATGACCGTTTGGCTTCGTATCTGGAGAAGGTGCGTTCTCTAGAAAAGGCAAACTCCCTGATTGAAAAGCAGATCAAGGAGTGGTATGAGAAGAATACCACAGACGTAAGGCATGACTATAGCTCATACTTTAAAACAATTGAAGATCTCCAAAATAAG ATTGGTGCTGCACAGTTGGAAAATGCAAGGCTTGTCCTGCAGATTGACAATGCCAAACTGGCTGCTGATGATTTTAGACTGAA GTATGAGAATGAACACCTGCTGAGGCAAAGTGTCGAGAGTGACATTAACGGACTGATCCGAGTTCGCGATGACTTGACTTTGACAAAATCTGATTTGGAGTCACAGATTGAAAGTGTGAATGAAGAACTAGCTTTTCTTAAGAAGAACCATGAGGAG GACGTTAACAGACTGCGCAAAGAGGTGTCAGTTAATGTAGAGGTGGATGCTGCTCCAAGCATTGATCTTGCAACTATTATGGAAAACATGAGAcagcaatatgaagaaatggcagaaaagaaCCGTCAAGAAGCCAAAGAACAATTTGAAAAGCAG acagAAGAACTGAACCAGGAAGTAGCAATCAACGTTGAACAGCTGCACGCCCAAAGGAGAGAGATCACCGACCGGAGACAGATCTTTCAGGGTCTGGAGCTAGAATTACAGTCCCAGCTTAACATG AAAAAGTCTTTAGAAAGCACTCTGGCTGAAACTGAAGCACGTTATAGTTATCAGCTAACCCAAATACAGGAAACAGTTGCCAATTTAGAGGCTCAACTGAGGCAACTCCGAGCTGACATGGAGGGTCAGAATAACGAGTACAGTATATTGCTGGATATCAAGACTCGCTTGGAAATGGAGATCGCCACGTACCGCCGTCTGCTGGAAGGAGAGGACA TCACACTAGAGCAGGCACTCAGCAAGAGCATATTGACCTTCTCTT GTGCCCAAAGTAAAACCACAGACTCCTCAAAGA AATCAAGTAAAGTTAAGAAGATCAAGACAATTGTTGAAGAGGTGGTTGATGGCAAGGTTGTCTCCTCTCAGATCGAAGAGATTGAAGAGAAGATGTGA
- the LOC127026394 gene encoding keratin, type I cytoskeletal 20-like isoform X4: MAFSNRSFQWGTSTRFQPTAPSVSGLTSRKTAIQKIQAPSVYGGAGGYGTRISTSTNYGQGFGGNFHLNITGNDVLLTGNEKSTMQNLNDRLASYLEKVRSLEKANSLIEKQIKEWYEKNTTDVRHDYSSYFKTIEDLQNKIGAAQLENARLVLQIDNAKLAADDFRLKYENEHLLRQSVESDINGLIRVRDDLTLTKSDLESQIESVNEELAFLKKNHEEDVNRLRKEVSVNVEVDAAPSIDLATIMENMRQQYEEMAEKNRQEAKEQFEKQTEELNQEVAINVEQLHAQRREITDRRQIFQGLELELQSQLNMKKSLESTLAETEARYSYQLTQIQETVANLEAQLRQLRADMEGQNNEYSILLDIKTRLEMEIATYRRLLEGEDSGHFQVDVSTAELEKESSKVKKIKTIVEEVVDGKVVSSQIEEIEEKM; encoded by the exons ATGGCATTCTCTAACCGAAGCTTTCAGTGGGGTACAAGCACCCGCTTCCAACCTACTGCACCCAGTGTCAGTGGTTTAACCTCCAGGAAAACGGCCATCCAAAAGATTCAGGCACCTAGCGTCTATGGGGGAGCTGGTGGCTATGGCACTCGCATATCTACCAGCACCAACTATGGACAAGGCTTCGGTGGGAACTTCCACCTTAATATTACTGGTAATGATGTGCTGCTCACTGGCAATGAAAAATCAACAATGCAAAATCTAAATGACCGTTTGGCTTCGTATCTGGAGAAGGTGCGTTCTCTAGAAAAGGCAAACTCCCTGATTGAAAAGCAGATCAAGGAGTGGTATGAGAAGAATACCACAGACGTAAGGCATGACTATAGCTCATACTTTAAAACAATTGAAGATCTCCAAAATAAG ATTGGTGCTGCACAGTTGGAAAATGCAAGGCTTGTCCTGCAGATTGACAATGCCAAACTGGCTGCTGATGATTTTAGACTGAA GTATGAGAATGAACACCTGCTGAGGCAAAGTGTCGAGAGTGACATTAACGGACTGATCCGAGTTCGCGATGACTTGACTTTGACAAAATCTGATTTGGAGTCACAGATTGAAAGTGTGAATGAAGAACTAGCTTTTCTTAAGAAGAACCATGAGGAG GACGTTAACAGACTGCGCAAAGAGGTGTCAGTTAATGTAGAGGTGGATGCTGCTCCAAGCATTGATCTTGCAACTATTATGGAAAACATGAGAcagcaatatgaagaaatggcagaaaagaaCCGTCAAGAAGCCAAAGAACAATTTGAAAAGCAG acagAAGAACTGAACCAGGAAGTAGCAATCAACGTTGAACAGCTGCACGCCCAAAGGAGAGAGATCACCGACCGGAGACAGATCTTTCAGGGTCTGGAGCTAGAATTACAGTCCCAGCTTAACATG AAAAAGTCTTTAGAAAGCACTCTGGCTGAAACTGAAGCACGTTATAGTTATCAGCTAACCCAAATACAGGAAACAGTTGCCAATTTAGAGGCTCAACTGAGGCAACTCCGAGCTGACATGGAGGGTCAGAATAACGAGTACAGTATATTGCTGGATATCAAGACTCGCTTGGAAATGGAGATCGCCACGTACCGCCGTCTGCTGGAAGGAGAGGACAGTGG ACATTTCCAAGTGGATGTATCTACAGCAGAGCTTGAAAAAG AATCAAGTAAAGTTAAGAAGATCAAGACAATTGTTGAAGAGGTGGTTGATGGCAAGGTTGTCTCCTCTCAGATCGAAGAGATTGAAGAGAAGATGTGA
- the LOC127026394 gene encoding keratin, type I cytoskeletal 20-like isoform X2, giving the protein MAFSNRSFQWGTSTRFQPTAPSVSGLTSRKTAIQKIQAPSVYGGAGGYGTRISTSTNYGQGFGGNFHLNITGNDVLLTGNEKSTMQNLNDRLASYLEKVRSLEKANSLIEKQIKEWYEKNTTDVRHDYSSYFKTIEDLQNKIGAAQLENARLVLQIDNAKLAADDFRLKYENEHLLRQSVESDINGLIRVRDDLTLTKSDLESQIESVNEELAFLKKNHEEDVNRLRKEVSVNVEVDAAPSIDLATIMENMRQQYEEMAEKNRQEAKEQFEKQTEELNQEVAINVEQLHAQRREITDRRQIFQGLELELQSQLNMKKSLESTLAETEARYSYQLTQIQETVANLEAQLRQLRADMEGQNNEYSILLDIKTRLEMEIATYRRLLEGEDSGKFYFNRENSFKHLVKCLDERTLPVLIKVKKIKTIVEEVVDGKVVSSQIEEIEEKM; this is encoded by the exons ATGGCATTCTCTAACCGAAGCTTTCAGTGGGGTACAAGCACCCGCTTCCAACCTACTGCACCCAGTGTCAGTGGTTTAACCTCCAGGAAAACGGCCATCCAAAAGATTCAGGCACCTAGCGTCTATGGGGGAGCTGGTGGCTATGGCACTCGCATATCTACCAGCACCAACTATGGACAAGGCTTCGGTGGGAACTTCCACCTTAATATTACTGGTAATGATGTGCTGCTCACTGGCAATGAAAAATCAACAATGCAAAATCTAAATGACCGTTTGGCTTCGTATCTGGAGAAGGTGCGTTCTCTAGAAAAGGCAAACTCCCTGATTGAAAAGCAGATCAAGGAGTGGTATGAGAAGAATACCACAGACGTAAGGCATGACTATAGCTCATACTTTAAAACAATTGAAGATCTCCAAAATAAG ATTGGTGCTGCACAGTTGGAAAATGCAAGGCTTGTCCTGCAGATTGACAATGCCAAACTGGCTGCTGATGATTTTAGACTGAA GTATGAGAATGAACACCTGCTGAGGCAAAGTGTCGAGAGTGACATTAACGGACTGATCCGAGTTCGCGATGACTTGACTTTGACAAAATCTGATTTGGAGTCACAGATTGAAAGTGTGAATGAAGAACTAGCTTTTCTTAAGAAGAACCATGAGGAG GACGTTAACAGACTGCGCAAAGAGGTGTCAGTTAATGTAGAGGTGGATGCTGCTCCAAGCATTGATCTTGCAACTATTATGGAAAACATGAGAcagcaatatgaagaaatggcagaaaagaaCCGTCAAGAAGCCAAAGAACAATTTGAAAAGCAG acagAAGAACTGAACCAGGAAGTAGCAATCAACGTTGAACAGCTGCACGCCCAAAGGAGAGAGATCACCGACCGGAGACAGATCTTTCAGGGTCTGGAGCTAGAATTACAGTCCCAGCTTAACATG AAAAAGTCTTTAGAAAGCACTCTGGCTGAAACTGAAGCACGTTATAGTTATCAGCTAACCCAAATACAGGAAACAGTTGCCAATTTAGAGGCTCAACTGAGGCAACTCCGAGCTGACATGGAGGGTCAGAATAACGAGTACAGTATATTGCTGGATATCAAGACTCGCTTGGAAATGGAGATCGCCACGTACCGCCGTCTGCTGGAAGGAGAGGACAGTGG CAAGTTCTACTTTAACAGAGAAAACTCATTTAAACACCTAGTTAAATGTCTTGATGAAAGGACATTACCTGTCTTGATTAAAG TTAAGAAGATCAAGACAATTGTTGAAGAGGTGGTTGATGGCAAGGTTGTCTCCTCTCAGATCGAAGAGATTGAAGAGAAGATGTGA
- the LOC127026394 gene encoding keratin, type I cytoskeletal 20-like isoform X3, translating into MAFSNRSFQWGTSTRFQPTAPSVSGLTSRKTAIQKIQAPSVYGGAGGYGTRISTSTNYGQGFGGNFHLNITGNDVLLTGNEKSTMQNLNDRLASYLEKVRSLEKANSLIEKQIKEWYEKNTTDVRHDYSSYFKTIEDLQNKIGAAQLENARLVLQIDNAKLAADDFRLKYENEHLLRQSVESDINGLIRVRDDLTLTKSDLESQIESVNEELAFLKKNHEEDVNRLRKEVSVNVEVDAAPSIDLATIMENMRQQYEEMAEKNRQEAKEQFEKQTEELNQEVAINVEQLHAQRREITDRRQIFQGLELELQSQLNMKKSLESTLAETEARYSYQLTQIQETVANLEAQLRQLRADMEGQNNEYSILLDIKTRLEMEIATYRRLLEGEDSGISAGCSSCLVSEAAVEVKSSKVKKIKTIVEEVVDGKVVSSQIEEIEEKM; encoded by the exons ATGGCATTCTCTAACCGAAGCTTTCAGTGGGGTACAAGCACCCGCTTCCAACCTACTGCACCCAGTGTCAGTGGTTTAACCTCCAGGAAAACGGCCATCCAAAAGATTCAGGCACCTAGCGTCTATGGGGGAGCTGGTGGCTATGGCACTCGCATATCTACCAGCACCAACTATGGACAAGGCTTCGGTGGGAACTTCCACCTTAATATTACTGGTAATGATGTGCTGCTCACTGGCAATGAAAAATCAACAATGCAAAATCTAAATGACCGTTTGGCTTCGTATCTGGAGAAGGTGCGTTCTCTAGAAAAGGCAAACTCCCTGATTGAAAAGCAGATCAAGGAGTGGTATGAGAAGAATACCACAGACGTAAGGCATGACTATAGCTCATACTTTAAAACAATTGAAGATCTCCAAAATAAG ATTGGTGCTGCACAGTTGGAAAATGCAAGGCTTGTCCTGCAGATTGACAATGCCAAACTGGCTGCTGATGATTTTAGACTGAA GTATGAGAATGAACACCTGCTGAGGCAAAGTGTCGAGAGTGACATTAACGGACTGATCCGAGTTCGCGATGACTTGACTTTGACAAAATCTGATTTGGAGTCACAGATTGAAAGTGTGAATGAAGAACTAGCTTTTCTTAAGAAGAACCATGAGGAG GACGTTAACAGACTGCGCAAAGAGGTGTCAGTTAATGTAGAGGTGGATGCTGCTCCAAGCATTGATCTTGCAACTATTATGGAAAACATGAGAcagcaatatgaagaaatggcagaaaagaaCCGTCAAGAAGCCAAAGAACAATTTGAAAAGCAG acagAAGAACTGAACCAGGAAGTAGCAATCAACGTTGAACAGCTGCACGCCCAAAGGAGAGAGATCACCGACCGGAGACAGATCTTTCAGGGTCTGGAGCTAGAATTACAGTCCCAGCTTAACATG AAAAAGTCTTTAGAAAGCACTCTGGCTGAAACTGAAGCACGTTATAGTTATCAGCTAACCCAAATACAGGAAACAGTTGCCAATTTAGAGGCTCAACTGAGGCAACTCCGAGCTGACATGGAGGGTCAGAATAACGAGTACAGTATATTGCTGGATATCAAGACTCGCTTGGAAATGGAGATCGCCACGTACCGCCGTCTGCTGGAAGGAGAGGACAGTGG GATCAGTGCAGGCTGCAGTTCGTGCTTGGTTTCAGAAGCTGCTGTGGAAGTCA AATCAAGTAAAGTTAAGAAGATCAAGACAATTGTTGAAGAGGTGGTTGATGGCAAGGTTGTCTCCTCTCAGATCGAAGAGATTGAAGAGAAGATGTGA